One Corythoichthys intestinalis isolate RoL2023-P3 chromosome 9, ASM3026506v1, whole genome shotgun sequence DNA window includes the following coding sequences:
- the LOC130922065 gene encoding SH3 and cysteine-rich domain-containing protein 3-like codes for MANYDSLDDKDSVDIHDNPPLPDNVVKEEDNTVYFIYDEEVEVEERDEPPPPESIKPINDRPHKFKDHYCKKPKFCDVCARMIVLNNKFALRCKNCKTSIHHQCQSYVEFQRCFGKIPPGFRRAYSSPLYSSQQNATVSQLLPFSLSNRTDPVFETLRIGVIMANKERKKGSEDKKNMMMMMEEDESQPKQQENGGEGTSSEGDKRGDKAPADDKSKKSQPGKIGVFSQSHYYMALYRFKAIEKDDLDVHAGDRIAVIDDSNEEWWRGKIGDRTGFFPANYIIRVRAGERVYKVTRSFVGNREMGQITLKKDQIVVKKGDEVNGYLKVSTGRKLGFFPANLLQEI; via the exons ATGGCCAACTATGACTC GCTTGACGACAAGGATTCTGTCGATATTCATGACAACCCCCCTTTGCCAGATAATGTGGTGAAAGAGGAGGATAACACG GTATATTTCATTTATGACGAAGAGGTGGAAGTTGAGGAGCGAGACGAGCCACCTCCGCCCGAGTCAATCAAACCGATCAATGACCGGCCGCATAAATTCAAGGATCATTACTGCAAAAAGCCCAAGTTCTGCGACGTGTGCGCACGCATGATTGTTC TGAACAACAAGTTTGCATTGCGCTGTAAGAACTGCAAAACCAGTATCCACCACCAGTGTCAGTCCTATGTGGAGTTCCAGAGGTGCTTTGGCAAAATT cctCCAGGGTTTAGGAGAGCGTACAGTTCACCTCTGTACAGCAGCCAGCAGAATGCTACTGTCTCCCAGCTGTTGCCCTTCT CACTGTCCAATCGCACTGACCCTGTGTTTGAGACCCTTCGTATCGGTGTCATCATGGCCAACAAGGAGCGCAAAAAGGGTTCCGAGGACAAGAAGAAC atgatgatgatgatggagGAAGATGAGTCACAGCCCAAACAGCAGGAAAATGGCGGTGAAGGAA CAAGCTCTGAGGGAGACAAACGAGGAGACAAGGCTCCAGCTGATGACAAA AGTAAAAAGTCTCAGCCAGGAAAGATCGGCGTTTTCAGTCAGTCTCATTACTACATGGCTCTGTACCGCTTCAAGGCCATCGAGAAAGATGACCTGGATGTACA CGCTGGCGACCGCATCGCAGTGATCGATGACTCCAATGAGGAGTGGTGGAGG GGTAAAATTGGTGATAGGACGGGCTTCTTCCCAGCCAACTATATCATCAGAGTAAGGGCCGGAGAGAGAGTGTATAAGGTGACACGCTCGTTTGTTGGCAACAGAGAGATGGGGCAGATTACACTGAAGAAAGACCAG ATTGTGGTGAAGAAAGGTGATGAGGTGAACGGGTACCTGAAGGTCAGCACAGGACGCAAGCTGGGCTTCTTCCCTGCCAACTTACTGCAGgagatctga